In one Nostoc sp. KVJ3 genomic region, the following are encoded:
- a CDS encoding cysteine desulfurase-like protein has protein sequence MLLNLDKVRQYFPALAGEWTFFDNAGGSQTLKKVVDRISEFLLSSDVQLGASYAVSELAGQRLALATRGMATFINANSYKEVVMGPSTTMMLKVLSICLGQTFKPGDEIIVTNCDHEANIGAWVALEKQGIKVKVWQICPDTLELHLADLEPLMSQRTKLVALTHASNVLGTINPIKEIAAFVRDRNAMICVDGVAYAPHRLVDVQDLDVDFYVLSCYKVYGPHHALLYGKEEHLLRLPGLNHYFIQQTDIPYKFQLGNVNFELSYGMLGLCDYLSELAQLHYGDQTALDLRSQMVQAFDLISIHEEQISDRLLNYLNSKPNVRVIGQSKADRQCRVPTISFVVDGMNSSTIPAKIDQHYIGIRYGDFYAKRLIEYLGLASQGGIVRVSMVHYNTLEEVNSLIEAFEQIF, from the coding sequence ATGCTTCTGAATCTTGATAAAGTTCGTCAATATTTTCCCGCCCTAGCAGGTGAATGGACTTTTTTTGATAATGCTGGTGGTTCACAAACCCTGAAAAAGGTAGTAGATAGAATTAGCGAATTTCTCCTAAGTTCTGATGTCCAGTTGGGAGCTTCTTACGCAGTTTCCGAACTTGCAGGACAACGATTAGCTCTAGCAACTAGGGGAATGGCTACTTTTATTAATGCCAATTCTTATAAAGAAGTGGTTATGGGCCCATCTACAACAATGATGTTGAAAGTTCTCTCAATTTGTCTGGGTCAAACCTTTAAACCTGGTGATGAAATTATTGTTACTAATTGTGACCATGAAGCCAATATTGGTGCTTGGGTCGCTCTGGAAAAACAAGGAATAAAGGTTAAAGTGTGGCAAATTTGCCCAGATACCTTAGAACTTCATTTAGCAGATTTGGAACCGTTGATGAGTCAACGCACTAAATTAGTAGCCTTGACTCATGCTTCTAATGTTCTGGGAACTATCAACCCAATTAAAGAAATTGCTGCCTTTGTACGCGATCGCAATGCGATGATTTGTGTAGATGGTGTAGCTTATGCACCACACAGATTAGTTGATGTCCAAGATTTAGATGTTGATTTCTATGTTTTGAGTTGTTATAAAGTCTATGGCCCGCACCATGCCTTACTTTATGGCAAAGAAGAACATTTATTAAGATTGCCTGGACTTAATCATTATTTTATTCAACAGACAGATATACCTTATAAGTTTCAGTTGGGGAATGTCAATTTTGAATTAAGTTATGGAATGTTAGGTTTATGCGATTATTTAAGTGAGTTAGCACAACTGCACTACGGCGATCAAACTGCACTTGATTTGAGAAGTCAGATGGTGCAAGCGTTTGATTTAATTAGCATACATGAAGAACAGATTAGCGATCGCCTGTTAAACTACCTCAATAGTAAGCCTAATGTGCGAGTTATTGGTCAATCAAAGGCTGACCGTCAATGCCGTGTGCCGACTATATCTTTTGTAGTAGATGGAATGAATAGCTCAACTATTCCGGCAAAAATTGACCAACATTATATCGGGATTCGCTACGGCGACTTTTATGCTAAACGGCTTATTGAATATCTGGGGTTAGCCTCGCAAGGTGGAATAGTCAGAGTGAGTATGGTGCATTACAACACCCTTGAGGAAGTTAACAGCCTGATTGAGGCTTTTGAGCAGATATTTTAA